One region of Myxocyprinus asiaticus isolate MX2 ecotype Aquarium Trade chromosome 38, UBuf_Myxa_2, whole genome shotgun sequence genomic DNA includes:
- the LOC127429073 gene encoding calmodulin-1, translating to MADQLTEEQIAEFKEAFSLFDKDGDGTITTKELGTVMRSLGQNPTEAELQDMINEVDADGNGTIDFPEFLTMMARKMKDTDSEEEIREAFRVFDKDGNGYISAAELRHVMTNLGEKLTDEEVDEMIREADIDGDGQVNYEEFVQMMTAK from the exons ATG GCTGACCAGCTAACAGAGGAACAGATTGCTG aattcaaGGAGGCGTTCTCACTGTTTGACAAGGACGGTGATGGCACCATCACTACTAAAGAGTTGGGTACCGTCATGCGGTCTTTGGGCCAGAACCCTACAGAGGCAGAGTTGCAAGATATGATAAATGAAGTTGATGCTGATG gTAATGGAACGATTGATTTCCCAGAATTCCTTACTATGATGGCCAGGAAAATGAAGGACACAGATAGCGAGGAGGAGATCAGAGAAGCGTTCAGAGTTTTTGACAAG GATGGAAACGGTTATATTAGTGCAGCAGAGCTGCGTCATGTCATGACAAATCTGGGGGAGAAGCTCACAGACGAGGAGGTGGATGAGATGATCCGAGAGGCAGATATTGACGGTGATGGTCAGGTCAACTATGAAG agttTGTCCAGATGATGACGGCAAAGTAA
- the LOC127429067 gene encoding 4F2 cell-surface antigen heavy chain-like, whose protein sequence is MSNASKVDLNDVELNEVELEKQPMTVRESGNNDGISPVTEKNGIVKVKIPEEEIKFTGLSKEELLKVAGTPGWVKVRWALLILFWLGWIGMLAGAIAIIVQAPRCKPIPEMNWWNYGPLYLIGDVNSFTKSPGLQGLANKIEKMDELKIKGLVIGPVHVSTADEHRDLRLNDISSETGTLEEFKNVIQAAHKRGIYVVLDLTPNYKGSEPWFTNEAVNTTVVQLKSSLIHWLKEGVDGFLFYGVEKVSTEVPSLWRDVEVIIHNQTEGETKKVLIGITDQSSPDDIAAVLNSTGVDLLLSGALRSKSALEIAHTVDRLYSTHNQSQLAWNIGGRITGHLSSLVGLVHVKLWQLLLLTLPGTPVFNYGDEIGLQDKSTKYPAMVWNLSSQDINETSKRELEKMGSFRAFFKAVSEKRMKERSLQHGEYLPLFNSTTALAYVRRWDQNERYLIALNWHSNDTITLHLKHAELPEQATVVFSTTSKMASGDLLHLAALKLEPEQGVMLKFPYTS, encoded by the exons ATGAGCAACGCTTCTAAAGTAGACCTGAACGATGTGGAGCTCAATGAGGTGGAACTAGAGAAGCAACCCATGACAGTGAGAGAGTCTGGAAATAACGATGGCATCTCACCTGTGACTGAGAAGAATGGAATCGTGAAAGTGAAGATTCCAGAAGAGGAGATAAAGTTCACAGGACTATCCAAAGAAGAGCTCTTGAAAGTTGCAGGAACACCAGG GTGGGTTAAAGTACGTTGGGCACTTCTGATTCTTTTCTGGCTCGGTTGGATTGGCATGCTGGCTGGTGCCATTGCCATCATTGTTCAAGCTCCTCGCTGCAAGCCCATCCCTGAAATGAACTGGTGGAACTATGGACCTCTGTACCTGATAGGAGACGTTAACTCGTTCACAAAGTCTCCAGGCCTTCAAG GTCTGGCAAATAAGATAGAGAAGATGGATGAGTTGAAAATAAAGGGTCTGGTCATAGGCCCTGTCCATGTGTCCACTGCTGATGAGCATAGAGATCTGAGGTTAAATGACATTTCTTCTGAGACTGGTACTCTGGAggagtttaaaaatgtcattcagGCTGCACACAAGAGAG GTATCTATGTGGTTTTGGACCTGACCCCCAACTACAAAGGATCAGAGCCCTGGTTTACCAATGAAGCTGTCAACACTACTGTGGTGCAACTCAAG tcttctcTGATCCACTGGCTGAAGGAAGGTGTAGATGGATTTCTCTTCTACGGTGTTGAAAAGGTTTCCACTGAAGTGCCATCTCTTTGGAGGGATGTTGAAGTCATTATCCACAATCAGACTGAGGGAGAAACGAAAAA GGTCTTAATTGGCATTACAGATCAGTCCTCTCCTGATGACATAGCTGCGGTTTTGAACAGCACTGGTGTGGACCTACTCCTCTCTGGTGCCCTAAGGTCCAAATCTGCTCTGGAAATTGCCCACACTGTTGATCGCTTGTATTCCACTCACAATCAGTCTCAGCTGGCTTGGAACATAGGTGGACGCATCACTGGACACCTATCCTCACTAGTGGGGCTTGTCCATGTCAAGTTGTGGCAACTATTGCTGCTCACCCTGCCTGGAACACCAGTGTTTAATTATGGGGATGAGATTGGACTGCAAGATAAG TCCACCAAATACCCGGCGATGGTGTGGAACCTCTCGTCGCAAGATATAAACGAGACTTCAAAG agaGAGCTAGAGAAAATGGGCTCTTTCCGTGCATTTTTCAAGGCCGTGAgtgaaaaaagaatgaaggagCGCTCTCTGCAACATGGAGAATACTTGCCTTTGTTCAACTCAACTACTGCCTTGGCCTATGTGCGTAGGTGGGACCAAAATGAACGCTACCTTATTGCACTCAACTGGCACTCGAATGACACGATCACTCTTCATCTGAAGCACGCTGAGCTTCCTGAGCAAGCTACAGTAGTGTTCAGTACTACTTCGAAGATGGCTTCTGGTGATCTACTACACCTGGCAGCACTTAAGCTGGAGCCAGAACAGGGTGTAATGCTGAAATTTCCTTACACATCCTAA